One window from the genome of Dyella sp. A6 encodes:
- a CDS encoding sigma-70 family RNA polymerase sigma factor: MGQGAFDTLLREHAGLLSRIAASYEADPSLRDDLLQDMTLALWKALPAWRGEAALKTFVARVAHNRGASHVIGRTRHPATHVLDENLADPAHSPESHAQLEQKRLRLQDAVRALPLTLRQAVTLALEGFSQQEIADALGISANNAAVRLNRARKALKTALGESA, translated from the coding sequence ATGGGGCAGGGGGCGTTCGACACGCTGCTGCGCGAGCATGCCGGTTTGCTGTCGCGCATCGCAGCGAGCTACGAGGCCGATCCGTCGCTGCGCGACGATCTGCTGCAGGACATGACGCTGGCGCTGTGGAAGGCTTTGCCGGCATGGCGCGGCGAGGCTGCGCTGAAGACCTTTGTGGCGCGCGTGGCGCACAACCGTGGCGCCAGCCACGTGATCGGCCGTACACGGCACCCCGCGACGCACGTGCTCGACGAGAACCTGGCGGATCCGGCGCACAGTCCGGAGTCGCACGCGCAACTGGAACAAAAGCGTCTGCGCCTGCAGGACGCGGTGCGCGCCCTGCCGCTGACCCTGCGCCAAGCGGTGACGCTGGCGCTGGAAGGTTTCAGCCAGCAGGAAATCGCCGACGCGCTGGGCATTAGCGCGAACAACGCAGCGGTGCGTCTAAACCGCGCGCGCAAGGCGCTCAAGACAGCATTGGGAGAATCCGCATGA
- a CDS encoding sulfite exporter TauE/SafE family protein: protein MDAILAPHDLLALFCGALVGASLALIGGGGSILATPLLLYVVGVHDPHLAIGTSALAVSLNAFANLVPHARAGHVRWREATVFGVAGVAGAFAGASLGKWLDGQRLLVFFAILMLVVAALMWHPRASRAPVRRPHPLPWLSGTGLFAGGLSGFFGIGGGFLVVPGLMFAGGLDVIEAIGSALLAVGMFGATTAASYAASGLIDWHIAAEFLAGGLVGGWIGALGAQRLARKRGVLNRLLAVVIAVVGVFMLWREIGRV, encoded by the coding sequence ATGGACGCGATCCTTGCTCCGCACGATCTGCTGGCCCTGTTCTGTGGTGCGCTGGTCGGTGCCTCGCTGGCGCTGATCGGGGGCGGCGGCTCGATCCTCGCTACGCCGCTGCTGCTCTATGTGGTGGGCGTGCACGACCCGCACCTGGCGATCGGCACCAGTGCGCTGGCGGTGTCGCTGAATGCCTTCGCCAACCTGGTGCCGCATGCACGGGCCGGCCACGTGCGCTGGCGCGAGGCGACGGTGTTCGGTGTGGCTGGCGTGGCCGGCGCGTTCGCCGGTGCCAGCCTCGGCAAGTGGCTCGATGGCCAGCGTCTGCTGGTGTTCTTTGCGATTCTGATGCTGGTGGTGGCTGCGCTGATGTGGCATCCGCGCGCCTCGCGGGCGCCGGTGCGCCGGCCGCATCCGCTGCCGTGGCTGAGCGGCACCGGCCTGTTCGCGGGCGGGTTGTCCGGCTTCTTCGGTATCGGCGGCGGTTTCCTGGTGGTGCCGGGCCTGATGTTCGCCGGCGGTCTCGACGTGATCGAGGCGATCGGCTCGGCGCTGCTCGCGGTGGGCATGTTCGGCGCCACCACCGCGGCCAGCTACGCTGCGTCGGGCCTGATCGACTGGCACATCGCCGCCGAATTCCTCGCCGGCGGCCTGGTGGGCGGCTGGATCGGTGCACTCGGTGCCCAGCGCCTCGCGCGCAAGCGCGGCGTGCTCAACCGGCTGCTGGCGGTGGTGATCGCGGTGGTCGGCGTGTTCATGCTCTGGCGCGAGATAGGGCGCGTGTAA
- a CDS encoding HlyD family secretion protein — protein MNKTSLPRFILTALVVVIAIVLGHALWKHYLYSPWTRDGRVRANVVQVAPDVSGLVAAVKVKDNQFVHKGDVLMVIDQQRYILALQQAEANLDAAQANARAAGAGTAAAAAAIAGRESEYQMYRAQAARRLRMAERNVISEEARQNAVDTANNARADLRAAQASRKQASASAQQALAAVQQAQVAVDVAKLNLRRTEVRAPADGYVTNLDVRVGDYATTGVARLALIDSHSYYIYGYFEETKLPQLRVGDPVDIRLMAGGVHLKGTITGIARGITDSDNPTGSNLLANVNPTFNWVRLAQRVPVRIAIDTASVPKGMVLAAGMTATIEVKPHAKH, from the coding sequence ATGAACAAGACTTCGCTTCCGCGCTTCATTCTCACTGCCCTGGTGGTGGTGATCGCCATCGTGCTGGGCCACGCGCTGTGGAAGCACTACCTGTATTCGCCCTGGACCCGCGACGGTCGTGTGCGTGCCAACGTGGTGCAGGTGGCGCCCGATGTGTCCGGCCTGGTGGCCGCGGTGAAGGTGAAGGACAACCAGTTCGTCCACAAGGGTGACGTGCTGATGGTGATTGACCAGCAGCGCTACATACTCGCGCTGCAGCAAGCGGAGGCCAATCTCGATGCCGCTCAGGCGAATGCACGGGCGGCCGGCGCCGGTACTGCGGCAGCGGCGGCGGCCATTGCCGGGCGCGAGAGCGAATACCAGATGTACAGGGCCCAGGCCGCGCGTCGCCTGCGCATGGCCGAGCGCAACGTTATTTCCGAAGAAGCGCGACAGAATGCGGTGGATACCGCGAACAATGCCCGCGCCGACCTGCGCGCCGCGCAGGCCTCGCGCAAGCAGGCCAGCGCCTCGGCGCAGCAGGCGCTGGCTGCCGTGCAGCAGGCGCAGGTCGCAGTGGATGTGGCCAAGCTCAACCTGCGGCGCACGGAAGTGCGTGCGCCTGCGGACGGCTATGTCACCAACCTGGACGTGCGCGTCGGCGACTACGCCACCACCGGCGTGGCCCGGCTGGCCCTGATCGACAGCCACAGCTACTACATCTACGGCTATTTCGAAGAAACCAAGCTGCCGCAGCTGCGCGTGGGCGATCCGGTCGACATCCGGCTGATGGCCGGCGGCGTGCATCTCAAGGGCACCATCACCGGCATCGCCCGGGGCATCACCGACAGCGACAACCCGACCGGCAGCAACCTGCTGGCCAACGTAAATCCCACCTTCAACTGGGTGCGCCTGGCGCAGCGCGTGCCGGTGCGCATCGCCATCGACACCGCCAGCGTGCCCAAGGGCATGGTGCTGGCAGCGGGCATGACGGCCACGATCGAAGTGAAACCGCACGCGAAGCACTGA
- a CDS encoding DUF1656 domain-containing protein — protein sequence MPREIALSDVLMPGLLPVFIGSLLLMWLIDSLIGRYGLYRFVWHPPLFRLAVFAGLFSLAALLLLR from the coding sequence ATGCCGCGTGAGATCGCTCTTTCCGATGTGCTGATGCCCGGCCTGCTGCCGGTGTTCATCGGCAGTCTGTTGCTGATGTGGCTGATCGATTCGTTGATCGGCCGCTACGGCCTTTACCGTTTCGTATGGCATCCGCCGCTGTTCCGCCTGGCCGTGTTCGCCGGCTTGTTCAGTCTGGCGGCCTTGCTGTTGCTTCGCTGA
- a CDS encoding FUSC family protein, with protein MTSASLNQHSQATSGASWLTEAFAGEGRAWIFVGKSVLASCLGAWLAMWLRLEQPSTTMITVAIVMHPKSGMVLAKSFYRGIGTLAGSLCGLVLLCVFPQQRELFLLSLSLWVALCAGGAMLYRNFMAYGFVLAGYTAAIVALPVVSSPLDVFNSALMRVSEVLLGIFVAGVVSDVVVPERLRMVLRQSAREQFARFIDFARGSTGGAIPRAEMAKAHLEFVRAAVQLEDLRASVIFEDPEARARSARMRLLNQHYMAASTSFQSLHHLINRLLRNQRTSVADALIALYRPLGAALAPAPAQRHDPDVLAPRLRACVEALPVHAESLRATLTDPAAQLEFDTGDTLLRRFASELHEFTTTEIALRAGVQRGNVERAHFHRGNDHAGAVVAVLRTFLTMITLSVFWVISGWPYGASAMLLATIFSGLFAASPNPFASTFDMLIGYTAGMVCAFVAMYWMLPGSDGFVMLLAVIVPFLMIGPWLSTRPRWAGIGGGYAIGFVYLLSLKNPMVYDPVHTLNDALAQLAGVALTGVAFVFIPAVTGSGWQRMRQMRRLRGQVMLAATEPLPGLAWHFESVSRDLFQQLVAHTRPGSGDARRLLAWALAVHECGRALIELRRELQDSAVSPDLRLAVDTAVHRVARLFSQPDAVRWRSADEAVQLALQGCVEAGHGAAPLRPYLHQLRSALRDEESPMAAYQQADPMESAHAA; from the coding sequence ATGACGTCCGCGTCGCTGAACCAGCATTCCCAGGCCACGTCGGGCGCGTCGTGGCTGACCGAGGCTTTTGCCGGCGAGGGGCGCGCCTGGATCTTCGTGGGCAAGTCGGTACTGGCTTCGTGCCTGGGCGCGTGGCTGGCGATGTGGCTGCGGCTGGAACAGCCGTCCACCACCATGATCACCGTGGCCATCGTGATGCATCCGAAAAGCGGCATGGTGCTGGCGAAGAGCTTCTACCGCGGCATCGGCACCCTGGCTGGCAGTCTGTGCGGACTGGTTCTGCTGTGCGTGTTCCCGCAGCAACGCGAGCTGTTCCTGCTGAGCCTGTCCTTGTGGGTGGCGCTGTGTGCGGGCGGGGCCATGCTGTACCGCAACTTCATGGCCTACGGTTTCGTGCTGGCCGGCTACACGGCGGCGATCGTGGCGTTGCCGGTGGTGAGTTCGCCACTGGATGTGTTCAATTCGGCGTTGATGCGCGTCAGTGAGGTGCTGCTCGGCATTTTCGTGGCCGGCGTGGTCAGCGATGTGGTGGTCCCCGAGCGCCTGCGCATGGTGCTGCGGCAGAGCGCGCGCGAGCAGTTCGCACGTTTCATCGACTTTGCCCGCGGCAGTACGGGCGGGGCGATCCCGCGAGCGGAGATGGCCAAGGCACATCTGGAATTCGTGCGTGCGGCGGTGCAGCTGGAAGACCTGCGCGCCTCGGTGATCTTCGAAGACCCGGAGGCACGCGCCCGCAGTGCCCGCATGCGGCTGCTCAACCAGCACTACATGGCTGCGTCGACCAGCTTCCAGTCACTGCATCACCTGATCAACCGGTTGTTGCGCAACCAGCGAACGTCGGTGGCCGATGCGTTGATCGCACTGTACCGCCCGCTGGGTGCGGCGCTGGCGCCCGCACCCGCGCAGCGCCATGATCCGGATGTGCTGGCGCCGCGGCTGCGCGCCTGCGTCGAAGCATTGCCGGTGCACGCCGAATCGCTGCGTGCCACCCTGACCGATCCGGCGGCTCAGCTCGAATTCGATACCGGCGACACCCTGCTGCGCCGCTTCGCCTCCGAGCTGCACGAATTCACGACAACCGAGATCGCGCTGCGGGCCGGCGTCCAGCGTGGCAATGTGGAGCGTGCGCATTTCCATCGCGGCAACGACCATGCGGGCGCCGTCGTCGCGGTGCTGCGTACCTTCCTGACGATGATCACGCTGAGTGTGTTCTGGGTGATCAGCGGCTGGCCCTACGGTGCCAGCGCAATGCTGCTCGCCACCATCTTCAGCGGGTTGTTCGCCGCCTCGCCGAACCCGTTCGCGTCCACGTTCGACATGCTGATCGGCTATACCGCCGGCATGGTCTGCGCGTTCGTGGCGATGTACTGGATGCTGCCCGGCAGCGACGGCTTCGTGATGCTGCTGGCGGTGATCGTGCCGTTCCTGATGATCGGCCCGTGGCTGAGCACAAGACCGCGCTGGGCAGGTATCGGCGGCGGCTACGCGATCGGTTTCGTCTACCTGCTGTCGTTGAAGAACCCGATGGTCTACGACCCGGTCCACACCCTCAACGATGCACTGGCGCAGTTGGCTGGCGTGGCGCTGACCGGCGTCGCCTTCGTGTTCATACCGGCAGTGACCGGCAGCGGCTGGCAGCGCATGCGGCAGATGCGCCGGCTGCGTGGCCAGGTGATGCTGGCCGCGACCGAGCCGCTTCCCGGGCTGGCTTGGCATTTCGAAAGCGTCAGTCGTGACCTGTTCCAGCAGCTGGTCGCGCACACGCGGCCGGGCAGCGGGGACGCGCGGCGTCTGCTGGCCTGGGCGCTGGCTGTGCATGAATGCGGTCGCGCGCTGATCGAACTGCGTCGGGAGCTGCAGGACAGTGCCGTGTCGCCCGACCTTCGACTGGCGGTCGATACGGCCGTGCACCGTGTGGCGCGGCTGTTCAGCCAGCCGGATGCGGTGCGCTGGCGCAGTGCCGATGAAGCCGTGCAGCTGGCGTTGCAGGGCTGTGTCGAGGCCGGCCACGGCGCCGCACCATTGCGCCCCTATCTGCATCAGTTGCGCAGTGCGCTGCGCGACGAGGAATCGCCGATGGCGGCCTACCAGCAGGCCGACCCGATGGAGTCCGCCCATGCCGCGTGA
- a CDS encoding MarR family transcriptional regulator — MSSFELTEQRLAVTCRRYPAFPREPAVLVRLVKHIHKRVHDDANAILKPWGIGHPEYNILMMMYGTEAYSLNPSQLADAAGEKSANITRLTSQLCDKGLIERTASDEDRRKVTLTLSKQGLAMIEAFLPSICTLLERQAACLKPAESMQLETLLKKFLNGLDEA, encoded by the coding sequence ATGAGCAGCTTCGAACTCACCGAACAACGCCTGGCGGTTACCTGCCGCCGCTATCCCGCGTTTCCGCGTGAACCGGCTGTGCTGGTGCGACTGGTCAAGCACATCCACAAGCGGGTGCATGACGACGCCAATGCGATCCTCAAGCCGTGGGGGATCGGCCATCCGGAGTACAACATCCTGATGATGATGTACGGCACCGAGGCGTATTCGCTGAATCCCTCGCAGCTGGCCGACGCCGCGGGCGAGAAATCTGCCAACATCACGCGCCTTACAAGTCAGTTGTGCGACAAGGGGCTGATCGAACGCACCGCCAGCGACGAGGACCGACGCAAGGTCACGCTGACCCTGAGCAAGCAAGGCCTGGCGATGATCGAGGCTTTCCTGCCATCCATCTGCACCCTGTTGGAGCGGCAGGCGGCCTGCCTGAAACCAGCCGAAAGCATGCAGCTGGAGACGCTGCTGAAGAAATTCCTGAACGGGCTCGACGAGGCCTGA
- a CDS encoding DUF4156 domain-containing protein, with amino-acid sequence MRKTVLLLVPALLLGGCTWGITPTPASREVRTAWNGDVSGCHDLGKITVSVLNHVGPIDRNGIKVRDELQVMARNEAVGMQADTIKPLSQPVDGSQTWGAYQCGTRPLTPATGQAPAGNPPAASSAPGAFKTYPIQGG; translated from the coding sequence ATGCGCAAGACCGTGCTGCTGCTCGTCCCTGCCCTGCTGCTCGGGGGCTGCACCTGGGGCATCACGCCGACGCCGGCATCGCGCGAGGTGCGCACGGCATGGAACGGCGACGTGTCGGGTTGTCACGACCTGGGCAAGATCACGGTTTCGGTGCTCAATCACGTCGGGCCGATCGACCGCAACGGCATCAAGGTGCGCGACGAGCTGCAGGTGATGGCTCGCAACGAGGCGGTCGGCATGCAGGCCGACACCATCAAGCCGCTGAGCCAGCCGGTCGACGGGTCGCAGACCTGGGGTGCCTACCAGTGCGGTACCCGTCCGCTGACACCGGCCACCGGCCAGGCTCCGGCCGGCAATCCGCCCGCTGCATCGTCGGCACCGGGTGCCTTCAAGACCTACCCGATCCAGGGCGGTTGA
- the trmL gene encoding tRNA (uridine(34)/cytosine(34)/5-carboxymethylaminomethyluridine(34)-2'-O)-methyltransferase TrmL — translation MLHVILFNPEIPPNTGNAIRLCANTGAALHLIRPLGFALDDTRLRRAGLDYHEYARVDVHDSLDDCLSAIGHPRVFAYSTRGTVAHTDARYVEGDALLFGCETAGLPAAVLDSIPAAQRLRLPMRPDSRSLNLSNAVAVAVYEAWRQLGFVGAAG, via the coding sequence ATGCTGCATGTCATCCTGTTCAATCCCGAGATACCGCCGAACACGGGCAACGCCATCCGCCTGTGCGCCAACACCGGCGCCGCGTTGCACCTGATCCGTCCGCTGGGCTTCGCGCTCGACGACACGCGACTGCGCCGTGCCGGACTGGACTACCACGAATACGCACGCGTCGACGTGCACGACAGCCTCGACGACTGCCTGTCCGCGATCGGCCATCCGCGCGTGTTCGCCTATTCCACCCGCGGCACGGTCGCGCACACCGACGCACGCTACGTCGAGGGCGACGCACTGTTGTTCGGCTGCGAGACCGCCGGACTGCCCGCCGCCGTACTCGACAGCATTCCGGCCGCACAGCGGCTGCGCCTGCCGATGCGGCCGGACAGCCGCAGCCTGAATCTTTCCAACGCCGTGGCCGTGGCCGTGTACGAGGCATGGCGGCAGCTCGGCTTCGTCGGCGCCGCCGGCTGA
- a CDS encoding SCP2 domain-containing protein: MNAPAPNAWLPRPLRTLAGRALETALNHVLSLDPDTQQALTALDGRRVLLHLRGPELALAVTVDGNQLRVGPPDADAPDGGTLRVASTPGSLLAMALRRDDDGVAPGKVEIAGDADLARRLQKLADRFAPDFEEAFARTFGDVLGVPVARAMRAALSHARTSASHFVEDGAAWLRDETRVAMAPGEVEDFLDGVDLLRERSERLEARLARLERRLRGTSA, translated from the coding sequence ATGAATGCCCCCGCTCCCAATGCCTGGCTGCCACGGCCGTTGCGCACGCTCGCCGGCCGCGCCCTGGAAACCGCGCTCAATCATGTCCTGTCGCTCGACCCCGACACCCAGCAGGCGCTGACCGCACTGGACGGCCGCCGTGTACTGCTGCATCTGCGCGGACCGGAACTTGCGCTGGCGGTCACCGTCGACGGCAACCAACTGCGGGTCGGCCCGCCGGACGCCGACGCCCCCGACGGCGGCACCCTGCGCGTCGCCTCCACGCCCGGCAGCCTGCTGGCAATGGCGCTGCGGCGCGACGACGACGGCGTGGCGCCGGGCAAGGTGGAGATCGCCGGCGATGCCGACCTGGCGCGCCGGCTGCAGAAACTGGCCGACCGCTTCGCCCCGGATTTCGAGGAAGCCTTCGCGCGCACCTTCGGTGATGTGCTCGGCGTGCCGGTGGCCCGGGCGATGCGTGCGGCACTGAGCCACGCCCGGACATCGGCCAGCCACTTCGTCGAGGATGGCGCCGCATGGCTGCGCGACGAGACCCGCGTGGCGATGGCCCCGGGCGAAGTCGAGGATTTTCTCGACGGCGTCGACCTGCTGCGCGAACGCAGCGAGCGGCTGGAAGCCCGCCTCGCCCGGCTCGAACGGCGGCTCAGGGGTACCTCCGCATGA
- the ubiB gene encoding ubiquinone biosynthesis regulatory protein kinase UbiB: protein MTRLSAVPRLLRVATILLRYRLDELVEATHLFRPLKLVRPLLGRPEVDVRTLSRGERLRLALTELGPIFVKAGQVLSTRRDLVPADVADELALLQDQVPAFPGALAKGIVEAELKQPIGRIYARFDETPLASASIAQVHAATLHDGREVVVKVLRPGIDAKIARDVKLLRSLGELAQRWHPNADKIRPLDVVAEVEKMLENELDLQREGASASLLRRNFASGVDLYVPEVHWDFTAARVLTLERVHGVSCDDIAAIDAAGIDRKTLAAKGVRLFYEQVFRDNFFHADAHPGNIWVDPAQVHEPRFIALDFGIMGSLPEADQYWLAQNFIALFERDYARIAKLHVDAGWMPSNVRLDELEAAVRTVCEPYFTRPLSQISLAELVVKLFQTARRFELTIQPQLILLQKTLLNIEGVGRMLDPDIDIWAVAHPVLKRILRERYSPLRTLREVRRRLPEWFHMAPQFPELVHHALQAAASGERRLVADAGALEHQAHLMRRLLHTMASGLLGAALIVSAALLWALAPQHGPWPPLGLGVIGLLAFAWGWRRGRA, encoded by the coding sequence ATGACCCGGCTTTCCGCCGTGCCGCGCCTGCTGCGCGTCGCCACCATCCTGCTGCGCTACCGGCTCGACGAACTGGTCGAGGCCACCCATCTGTTCCGCCCGCTGAAGCTGGTCCGCCCACTGCTGGGCCGTCCCGAAGTGGACGTGCGCACGCTGTCGCGCGGCGAGCGGCTGCGCCTGGCACTGACCGAGCTGGGGCCGATCTTCGTCAAGGCCGGCCAGGTCCTGTCCACCCGGCGCGACCTGGTTCCTGCCGACGTGGCCGATGAGCTGGCCCTGCTGCAGGATCAGGTGCCGGCGTTTCCCGGCGCGCTGGCAAAAGGCATCGTCGAAGCGGAACTGAAGCAGCCGATCGGACGCATCTACGCCCGCTTCGACGAAACCCCGCTGGCCTCGGCCTCGATCGCCCAGGTGCATGCGGCCACGCTTCACGATGGCCGCGAGGTGGTGGTGAAGGTATTGCGTCCCGGCATCGACGCGAAGATCGCGCGCGACGTGAAACTGCTGCGCTCGCTGGGCGAGCTGGCCCAGCGCTGGCATCCGAATGCCGACAAGATCCGCCCGCTCGACGTGGTCGCGGAAGTCGAGAAGATGTTGGAGAACGAACTCGACCTGCAGCGCGAAGGTGCCAGCGCCAGCCTGCTGCGCCGCAACTTCGCCAGCGGCGTCGATCTCTACGTGCCCGAGGTGCACTGGGATTTCACCGCCGCACGCGTGCTGACGCTGGAACGGGTGCACGGCGTGAGCTGCGACGATATCGCCGCCATCGACGCCGCCGGCATCGACCGCAAGACGCTGGCAGCCAAGGGCGTGCGGCTGTTCTACGAACAGGTGTTCCGCGACAATTTCTTCCACGCCGATGCGCACCCGGGCAACATCTGGGTCGACCCCGCACAGGTGCACGAGCCACGCTTCATCGCGCTGGATTTCGGCATCATGGGCTCGCTGCCCGAAGCCGACCAGTACTGGCTGGCGCAGAACTTCATTGCGCTGTTCGAACGCGACTACGCGCGCATCGCCAAGCTGCATGTCGACGCCGGCTGGATGCCGTCCAACGTGCGCCTGGACGAACTGGAAGCCGCGGTGCGCACCGTGTGCGAACCGTACTTCACCCGCCCGCTGTCGCAGATCTCGCTGGCCGAACTGGTGGTCAAGCTGTTCCAGACCGCGCGCCGTTTCGAGCTGACCATCCAGCCGCAGCTGATCCTGCTGCAGAAGACCCTGCTGAACATCGAGGGTGTCGGCCGCATGCTCGACCCGGACATCGACATCTGGGCGGTGGCGCACCCGGTGCTCAAGCGCATCCTGCGCGAGCGCTACAGCCCGCTGCGCACCTTGCGCGAAGTGCGCCGACGGCTGCCGGAGTGGTTCCACATGGCACCGCAATTTCCCGAGCTGGTGCACCATGCACTGCAGGCTGCCGCCAGCGGCGAACGCCGCCTGGTCGCCGACGCTGGCGCGCTCGAACACCAGGCCCACCTGATGCGCCGGCTGCTGCATACGATGGCCAGCGGGCTGCTCGGCGCCGCGCTGATCGTGAGCGCCGCGCTGCTCTGGGCGCTGGCACCGCAACACGGCCCGTGGCCGCCGCTGGGTCTTGGCGTGATTGGCCTGCTCGCATTCGCCTGGGGCTGGCGCCGGGGACGCGCATGA
- a CDS encoding pseudouridine synthase, with protein sequence MSIEILYQDDALLAVNKPAGLPVHRSKMVNDAERYLVDVLREQVGGNVHLAHRLDRATSGVLLVARSSEVAAALGEQFMGRDVRKQYLAVVRGWPEPTEALVDYPLPGSRETGPRREARTHYARLATVEVPIELGRYPQQRYALVRAEPETGRFRQIRKHMAHIHHPVIGDCQHGRGDHNRLYKQHFGCHRMLLHAWRLDFAHPVSGVRMTLEAPLDDAYAALLARFGWTLDAPAE encoded by the coding sequence ATGTCCATCGAGATCCTTTATCAAGACGATGCCCTGCTCGCGGTGAACAAGCCGGCGGGCCTGCCCGTGCACCGCTCGAAAATGGTGAACGACGCCGAGCGCTATCTGGTCGACGTCCTGCGCGAGCAGGTGGGCGGCAACGTCCATCTCGCCCACCGCCTGGACCGCGCGACCAGCGGCGTGCTGCTGGTGGCGCGGTCCAGCGAGGTCGCCGCCGCGCTGGGCGAACAGTTCATGGGCCGCGACGTGCGCAAGCAGTACCTTGCCGTGGTGCGCGGCTGGCCGGAGCCGACCGAGGCGCTGGTCGACTACCCGCTGCCCGGCTCACGTGAAACCGGGCCACGGCGCGAGGCACGCACACACTATGCGCGACTGGCCACGGTCGAGGTGCCGATCGAACTGGGTCGCTATCCGCAACAGCGCTACGCACTGGTCCGGGCCGAGCCGGAGACGGGTCGGTTCCGTCAGATCCGCAAACACATGGCGCACATCCATCACCCGGTGATCGGCGACTGCCAGCACGGGCGTGGCGACCACAACCGGCTCTACAAGCAGCACTTCGGCTGCCACCGCATGCTGCTGCATGCATGGCGGCTGGATTTCGCGCATCCCGTAAGCGGTGTCCGGATGACGCTGGAAGCACCGCTGGACGACGCCTACGCCGCGCTGCTGGCGCGCTTTGGCTGGACCCTGGATGCGCCTGCGGAATGA
- the arfB gene encoding alternative ribosome rescue aminoacyl-tRNA hydrolase ArfB encodes MLTISRTLSLPESELTERFLRADGPGGQHVNRTESAVELRFDVAHSPSLPDAVRERLLARRDRRLTDDGVLVIQARRFRDQGRNRDDARERLVEIIRGTLVPPKKRVETKPTRASKERRLAGKQQRGRIKQGRSRDWSRE; translated from the coding sequence ATGCTGACGATCAGCCGCACCCTTTCCCTGCCCGAGTCCGAACTGACCGAGCGTTTCCTGCGCGCGGACGGTCCCGGTGGCCAGCACGTGAACCGCACCGAGAGCGCGGTCGAGCTGCGCTTCGATGTGGCCCATTCGCCATCGCTGCCGGACGCGGTGCGCGAACGACTGCTGGCCCGCCGCGACCGACGCCTCACCGATGACGGCGTGCTGGTGATCCAGGCCCGCCGCTTCCGCGACCAGGGCCGCAACCGGGACGATGCACGCGAGCGACTGGTGGAGATCATCCGCGGCACCCTGGTGCCGCCCAAAAAGCGGGTGGAGACCAAGCCCACCCGCGCCTCCAAGGAACGCCGCCTGGCCGGCAAGCAGCAGCGCGGCCGGATCAAACAGGGCCGTTCTCGCGACTGGAGCCGCGAGTGA
- a CDS encoding 1-acyl-sn-glycerol-3-phosphate acyltransferase, with protein sequence MRHLLRLSGWRLVGELPDEPRLVVIGAPHSSNWDGVWGLMMKIALNIDVNIMIKREVMDSPLGIILRPLGLIPIDRKAAINIVGQMKKRFAEHERMWLGITPEGTRKAVTQWKSGFLRIAHAADVPILPVFFDYPSKTFTLGTPVRATGDFDADMARIRGLFRNARGKHRNA encoded by the coding sequence ATGCGTCACCTGCTGCGGCTGTCCGGCTGGCGGCTCGTCGGCGAGCTGCCCGACGAACCCAGGCTGGTGGTCATCGGCGCGCCGCACTCGTCCAACTGGGACGGCGTCTGGGGCCTGATGATGAAGATCGCGTTGAACATCGACGTGAACATCATGATCAAGCGCGAAGTGATGGACAGTCCGCTCGGCATCATCCTGCGTCCGCTCGGCCTGATCCCGATCGACCGCAAGGCCGCGATCAATATCGTGGGCCAGATGAAAAAACGCTTCGCCGAGCACGAGCGGATGTGGCTGGGGATCACGCCCGAGGGCACCCGCAAGGCCGTGACCCAATGGAAGAGCGGCTTTCTGCGCATCGCCCATGCGGCCGACGTGCCAATTCTGCCGGTCTTTTTCGACTACCCCAGCAAGACCTTCACGCTGGGCACGCCGGTGCGCGCCACTGGCGACTTCGATGCCGACATGGCCCGTATCCGCGGCCTGTTCCGGAACGCGCGCGGCAAGCACCGCAACGCCTAG